One uncultured Draconibacterium sp. genomic window, GCTATTTTTATTTTTGCCGGCACAAACGATTACAACCACAACATTCCTTTGGGTAATTTCTACCGCGAAACAGCAAAAGAAACCAATTTTAACGGAACAAAAGTGCTGCGTAAATATCGAATTATGGAAAAAAATGATTCCACATTTTGCGGACGCATTAACAAAACAATGGCCTTTCTGAAAAGTAATTATCCCGACCAGCAAATAATCGTCTTAACACCTATTCACAGAGGATTTGCCACATTCAGCGATAAAAATGTACAACCGGAAGAGAGCTTTTCGAACGACATTGGTTTGTACCTGGAAGATTATGTGAATACAATAAAAGAAGCCGCTTCCATTTGGGCTGTTCCGCTTATCGATCTTTATTCAATTAGCGGCCTTTATCCCATGGAAGATTCGAATGTAAAGTATTTTATGAACGGCACCACTGACCGTTTACATCCAAATTCGTTGGGTAATTTGCGAATTGCAAAAACA contains:
- a CDS encoding SGNH/GDSL hydrolase family protein; the protein is MKKIAVTLIFSLAILLSGYGQPNSQWKNKKVAFLGDSMTQKWQKDSTRIVYWEYLSEMLELEPFVYGISGHQWTGVYGQALKLQEEHGANVDAIFIFAGTNDYNHNIPLGNFYRETAKETNFNGTKVLRKYRIMEKNDSTFCGRINKTMAFLKSNYPDQQIIVLTPIHRGFATFSDKNVQPEESFSNDIGLYLEDYVNTIKEAASIWAVPLIDLYSISGLYPMEDSNVKYFMNGTTDRLHPNSLGNLRIAKTIQYQLLSLPSNFIEH